In one Misgurnus anguillicaudatus chromosome 1, ASM2758022v2, whole genome shotgun sequence genomic region, the following are encoded:
- the LOC129431703 gene encoding guanylate-binding protein 4 isoform X1 codes for MAMDKPVCLIDTKSDGKLYVQESALQILLKIDQPVVVVAVVGLYRTGKSYLMNRLAGKQTGFELGSTIESKTKGIWMWCVPHPSKKETTLVLLDTEGLGDVDKGDSKHDTNIFCLAVLLSSTLVYNSRGTIQNKEVEELQYVTELTECIKVKSSDEDADESSEFVKFFPSFIWAVRDFTLERKIDGKDATEDEYLEFALKLKPGTGRKVMEYNLPRECIQKFFPSRTCFTFPFPTAPENVSRLESLNPADLSPDFLKVTDSFCKFVFQNSQTKKLKEGYRVTGRVLGNLAKTYVDTISSGAVPCLENAVIAMATIENEAAVKEGLDVYESGIKKLKNSFPLELKVVSSEHQRLSNLATQTFMKRSFRDTDGTYLKSLEENIKNLFEGYLILNEQASKSKCEDLLSSLTAQMTENLKQGLYAKPGGYNLYCNDLENIVQKYNFQATKEVKAEEVLDEFLKQKSVESKAILQADKKLTEKEKKIKEEQENAALLKQEIKAKEEKQRQLEEKMEAEKRSNEERMIQMKQKMDEEMKLQRLEAERAMESKLREQAALLEKGFNEKADMMTQEMEEFKRQSAEAEKNRAKEFLEMLENSNQRHEESMAKMMEQHREQMKALQEMNARSSDGCWIL; via the exons ATGGCCATGGATAAGCCAGTTTGTCTCATTGACACAAAGTCAGATGGGAAGCTGTATGTACAGGAGTCAGCGCTGCAGATCCTGCTGAAGATCGATCAGCCGGTGGTGGTGGTGGCTGTGGTCGGTCTCTATCGCACCGGGAAATCTTACCTGATGAATCGACTCGCTGGAAAACAAACAG GGTTTGAATTAGGCAGCACAATTGAGTCCAAGACGAAGGGCATCTGGATGTGGTGTGTGCCCCACCCCAGTAAAAAAGAAACCACTTTGGTGCTGCTGGACACTGAGGGACTCGGAGATGTGGACAAG GGGGACTCAAAGCATGACACCAACATCTTCTGTCTGGCTGTGTTACTGAGCAGCACTCTGGTATACAACAGTCGAGGGACGATTCAAAACAAGGAGGTTGAAGAGCTGCA ATATGTTACTGAACTAACAGAGTGCATTAAAGTCAAATCATCTGATGAGGATGCTGATGAGTCAAGCGAGTTTGTGAAGTTCTTCCCTAGTTTTATCTGGGCTGTAAGAGACTTCACCCTTGAGCGAAAGATTGATGGCAAAGATGCAACAGAGGATGAATACCTAGAATTTGCTCTCAAGCTAAAACCTG GCACTGGAAGAAAAGTGATGGAGTACAACCTGCCCAGGGAGTGCATCCAAAAATTCTTCCCTTCAAGGACATGTTTCACTTTTCCGTTTCCAACTGCTCCAGAGAATGTATCTCGCCTGGAGAGCTTAAATCCTGCTGACCTTTCCCCTGACTTCCTAAAGGTCACAGATAGTTTCTGCAAGTTTGTCTTTCAGAATAGCCAGACGAAGAAGCTGAAAGAAGGATATAGAGTCACTGGCAGGG TTCTGGGTAATCTTGCAAAAACATACGTGGACACAATCTCTAGTGGGGCTGTGCCATGTCTGGAGAATGCTGTGATCGCTATGGCAACGATTGAGAATGAGGCTGCAGTGAAGGAGGGGCTTGATGTCTATGAGAGTGGAATAAAGAAGCTGAAGAACTCTTTCCCTCTGGAACTGAAGGTTGTGTCCTCAGAACACCAACGCCTCAGCAACCTGGCAACACAAACCTTCATGAAGCGTTCATTCAGGGACACTGATGGGACATACCTAAAATCTCTTGAG GAAAACATTAAGAATCTCTTTGAAGGATACCTAATTCTAAATGAGCAAGCTTCAAAGAGTAAATGTGAGGATCTTCTGTCATCTCTGACTGCACAAATGACGGAAAACCTCAAGCAAGGACTCTACGCCAAACCTGGCGGCTATAATCTCTACTGCAACGATCTGGAGAACATTGTGCAAAAATATAACTTCCAGGCCACAAAAGAAGTCAAG GCTGAAGAGGTCCTGGATGAGTTTCTGAAGCAGAAGTCTGTGGAATCTAAAGCTATTTTGCAGGCTGATAAAAAACTAActgagaaagagaaaaagatTAAGG AGGAACAAGAGAACGCTGCCCTCTTGAAGCAGGAAATCAAAGCTAAAGAGGAGAAGCAACGACAACTAGAAGAGAAGATGGAAGCGGAGAAACGTAGTAATGAAGAAAGGATGATACAGATGAAGCAGAAGATGGATGAAGAGATGAAGCTTCAGAGATTGGAAGCTGAGCGTGCCATGGAAAGTAAACTGAGAGAGCAGGCGGCTCTGCTGGAGAAGGGCTTTAATGAGAAGGCAGACATGATGACTCAGGAGATGGAGGAGTTCAAGAGACAGAGCGCTGAAGCTGAGAAGAATCGAGCAAAAGAGTTTCTAGAGATGTTAGAGAACTCCAACCAGAGACATGAAGAGTCAATGGCCAAGATGATGGAGCAACACAGAGAACAAATGAAAGCCTTACAAGAAATGAATGCACGCTCTTCAGATGGATGTTGGATCTTGTAA
- the LOC129431703 gene encoding guanylate-binding protein 4 isoform X2, with product MIDQPVVVVVVAVVGLYRTGKSYLMNQLAGKQTGFELGSTIESKTKGIWMWCVPHPSKKETTLVLLDTEGLGDVDKGDSKHDTNIFCLAVLLSSTLVYNSRGTIQNKEVEELQYVTELTECIKVKSSDEDADESSEFVKFFPSFIWAVRDFTLERKIDGKDATEDEYLEFALKLKPGTGRKVMEYNLPRECIQKFFPSRTCFTFPFPTAPENVSRLESLNPADLSPDFLKVTDSFCKFVFQNSQTKKLKEGYRVTGRVLGNLAKTYVDTISSGAVPCLENAVIAMATIENEAAVKEGLDVYESGIKKLKNSFPLELKVVSSEHQRLSNLATQTFMKRSFRDTDGTYLKSLEENIKNLFEGYLILNEQASKSKCEDLLSSLTAQMTENLKQGLYAKPGGYNLYCNDLENIVQKYNFQATKEVKAEEVLDEFLKQKSVESKAILQADKKLTEKEKKIKEEQENAALLKQEIKAKEEKQRQLEEKMEAEKRSNEERMIQMKQKMDEEMKLQRLEAERAMESKLREQAALLEKGFNEKADMMTQEMEEFKRQSAEAEKNRAKEFLEMLENSNQRHEESMAKMMEQHREQMKALQEMNARSSDGCWIL from the exons ATGATCGATCAGCcagtggtggtggtggtggtggctgTGGTCGGTCTCTATCGCACTGGGAAATCCTACCTGATGAATCAGCTCGCTGGGAAACAAACAG GGTTTGAATTAGGCAGCACAATTGAGTCCAAGACGAAGGGCATCTGGATGTGGTGTGTGCCCCACCCCAGTAAAAAAGAAACCACTTTGGTGCTGCTGGACACTGAGGGACTCGGAGATGTGGACAAG GGGGACTCAAAGCATGACACCAACATCTTCTGTCTGGCTGTGTTACTGAGCAGCACTCTGGTATACAACAGTCGAGGGACGATTCAAAACAAGGAGGTTGAAGAGCTGCA ATATGTTACTGAACTAACAGAGTGCATTAAAGTCAAATCATCTGATGAGGATGCTGATGAGTCAAGCGAGTTTGTGAAGTTCTTCCCTAGTTTTATCTGGGCTGTAAGAGACTTCACCCTTGAGCGAAAGATTGATGGCAAAGATGCAACAGAGGATGAATACCTAGAATTTGCTCTCAAGCTAAAACCTG GCACTGGAAGAAAAGTGATGGAGTACAACCTGCCCAGGGAGTGCATCCAAAAATTCTTCCCTTCAAGGACATGTTTCACTTTTCCGTTTCCAACTGCTCCAGAGAATGTATCTCGCCTGGAGAGCTTAAATCCTGCTGACCTTTCCCCTGACTTCCTAAAGGTCACAGATAGTTTCTGCAAGTTTGTCTTTCAGAATAGCCAGACGAAGAAGCTGAAAGAAGGATATAGAGTCACTGGCAGGG TTCTGGGTAATCTTGCAAAAACATACGTGGACACAATCTCTAGTGGGGCTGTGCCATGTCTGGAGAATGCTGTGATCGCTATGGCAACGATTGAGAATGAGGCTGCAGTGAAGGAGGGGCTTGATGTCTATGAGAGTGGAATAAAGAAGCTGAAGAACTCTTTCCCTCTGGAACTGAAGGTTGTGTCCTCAGAACACCAACGCCTCAGCAACCTGGCAACACAAACCTTCATGAAGCGTTCATTCAGGGACACTGATGGGACATACCTAAAATCTCTTGAG GAAAACATTAAGAATCTCTTTGAAGGATACCTAATTCTAAATGAGCAAGCTTCAAAGAGTAAATGTGAGGATCTTCTGTCATCTCTGACTGCACAAATGACGGAAAACCTCAAGCAAGGACTCTACGCCAAACCTGGCGGCTATAATCTCTACTGCAACGATCTGGAGAACATTGTGCAAAAATATAACTTCCAGGCCACAAAAGAAGTCAAG GCTGAAGAGGTCCTGGATGAGTTTCTGAAGCAGAAGTCTGTGGAATCTAAAGCTATTTTGCAGGCTGATAAAAAACTAActgagaaagagaaaaagatTAAGG AGGAACAAGAGAACGCTGCCCTCTTGAAGCAGGAAATCAAAGCTAAAGAGGAGAAGCAACGACAACTAGAAGAGAAGATGGAAGCGGAGAAACGTAGTAATGAAGAAAGGATGATACAGATGAAGCAGAAGATGGATGAAGAGATGAAGCTTCAGAGATTGGAAGCTGAGCGTGCCATGGAAAGTAAACTGAGAGAGCAGGCGGCTCTGCTGGAGAAGGGCTTTAATGAGAAGGCAGACATGATGACTCAGGAGATGGAGGAGTTCAAGAGACAGAGCGCTGAAGCTGAGAAGAATCGAGCAAAAGAGTTTCTAGAGATGTTAGAGAACTCCAACCAGAGACATGAAGAGTCAATGGCCAAGATGATGGAGCAACACAGAGAACAAATGAAAGCCTTACAAGAAATGAATGCACGCTCTTCAGATGGATGTTGGATCTTGTAA